The Gossypium hirsutum isolate 1008001.06 chromosome D06, Gossypium_hirsutum_v2.1, whole genome shotgun sequence genome contains the following window.
GGTATACTATTAGCTTAACATGTGTGTTTTAGGGTTAAGTTGAATTGAGTTTAAagcaaaattatttatttatcaagattTGGGTTTAAGTTAATGCGATTTGATAActtgtttttgttattttaaaatattaaaaaatagttttatatcaatatttatatacatggCAGTAACCATTATTATtcgtatataaaaatttaattttaaatcaaatttgatttaatccgatttaatcataaaaattaaaacaacctAAACCCAAAATAATCATTATCTTAATTGATCCGAGCTCTAATTATATGTCCTAAAATGATTTGAAATTGAAgtggagaaaattttaaaaatttatcatttttaggagggcaaagtacaattttacttttaataatttaaaatttttaaaatttcaaagggtctaaatagaaatttttctattttagggggccAGGTCCTGCCAACCTCCCTAGTTTCGCTCCTGATACTATGTCGACCTTAAAGTATGACATTTTTCTTAATGTATTTTGATATAATAATCTCTattatagattttaattataTCTGCTATTTTTAAGATTATACCTAAAATTAGACATAAAATTTTttcaactcataaatagaaggataatgcatTTCAGCGCACTCAAACTCATGTTCTCCTGCATTGACAATATGCCCATGCTACTCGAGTTAAGACACAATTCACAATGGcctttcaatttatatatatatttttattttttcgattttttttacaattgtttttttaaaataaaaggttTATAATATCATTAACCACCAAAGGGTACACATAAAAAGGCCCCAAAGCCTTGGAAAGTAATACAACAAGAACATGGGCTAACCAGGCCCAGCCCAAACCTGAAATAAGCAAACCTTAGCCACATAAACTTCCGGCCGTCATTGCTTGTAACGGGGAAGGGAAGGGGATGGCTGGAGAGAATAGATCCAAAAGGGCTGACGAACATATGACTGGCAAATCCACTGCCGAGGAGGGGCCAAAGTCTAGGACTACCGTCGCCTCCGTTGAGCATGTCGGGGACACCGACGGCTGTAGATCCAACGCTTTCGAGAGGGCATTAGCAACCGACCGGCGAGGGCATCGTTTAACTCGATCGACATCACCATGTGCGAGCCGTCAAGGCCAAATAGCGACGGTGTGCCGCCGTGCGCAGTGACCTTGCTGGAGTGTTCAAAACAAAAGCCGAGAAAACTGAAACTAGTCCAGCGGTAGGAAAAGAGGAAGAACCCTTGGGGGGAAGTAAGCCGCCGCCTTTTTCCGAATACCTTTTTCCCctgtaataaaaaaattcaaattacatTCAAGGATAAAAATTAgataatgtttttaaattttaataatttctctaaTGGTTGAATCGATCGTACCATCGGTTTTCAGACGATCAGTTTAATTGGTTTAtctagtttaattaaataaattcataatttaaaaaaatagagaaagttgattcaattaattttattaatccgATTTAATTAGTTTATACCAGTCCACATGTCAATCGATCCAACTCTTTACTTTAAACCGATACTTCAATTAATTTTTGATCCATCTCAATAAATCAATTAGgtccaaaaattttaagttatttcaatttaagtttattatagattttgatcATTTCAAGTTTAGGTCAATTTGAATTTAGATTTTTCGGATCGATGAAATATGTTTAGATTATCCAGAGTTTTGGCTATTAAAATTCAAATTGttttgagtttaaaatatttgatgttcGAGCTTtacttgtatatttttataatacaatTAAATTGGATCGAATTTATatttaaatggactaaattgtaatttttgaatTCGAATGATACTCTTAAgggtaatttatttaattggtcatccaatttttaggtgttttcattttTGTCACCTAATCGTTAAATCTCTAGTGGCGGTTGGCTGTACACACCAAATtatgtttaaacttttattttggtcacccaacttctaggtcgctttcattttggtcacttaaaagaaaaccatttttagagaaaaaaaaacatcattttttaagtattgatggggtaaaagtttaaggactaaagtgaaaaagtggttgaaactaaaaataatgtattaaaatttgtcaaattgtacttgtttatcacattgccaaaaataatatatttttttaaatattgaaaatttaaattccagaacatcaaaataaattaaataaattcttaaaaaCTTTTTATCCCTTCATAACACCAATTgatttattactataatattgaaattaattaaactaacctccttctaagttttaaaattttattttatgttttcatattattgctaatgaaataaactcaaatcaatcatatttaatatttgcTTATGTTTGGTTATATAATCTCGAATATTCCATGCTAAgttcaaagtaaagaaaaatcatgacaattaattaaattaactactCGTTTTCCGTCTGGGTAAGGAAGTGATGAAAACAAATTCTAGGTTTTATTTGGCacaaaagataaaattaattaattaaattaattgtaaggATCTTTCTTTACTTTTAGCTTTAGTATGAAAGACTCGAGAtaatataatcaaaagaaatttgagttttatagaaaattattaaagataAGTTATTTGAGTAGATTTTAGtttggaaacataaaataaaaatttaaaatttagaaggatattaatttaattaatttcaattttacaGTAACAAATTAGCTaacaagggataatttttttcaataatttatttaattgattttgattatttgaaatttaaattttcaatattgaaaaaaaattaaaaatttcaaaaaggggtaaacaaatacaatttgacaatttttaaagtattattttagtttctaccgtTTTTCCACTTTAATCTTTAATGTTTTTTACCCCATCAAGACTTAAAAGAATGATattttttgggtgaccaaaatgaaagcaacATAGAAGTTAGGTGATCAAAATGAAAGTGCATGTACAGTTAACCGTTGTTAAAGATTTAATGGTTGGGGGACTAAAATAAAAGCATCATAATAGTTGAATGACGAAATTGCAAGCATTTCATtttaggtgaccaaaatgaaatctCCCTAAAAGTTGGATGACCAATAGTAGTTTACCCTACTCTTAATTGGAACCGCCCATAACCCGAATGAGTCATTAAAGGACGGAGAGGATCCGAAACTGGATCCGGTAATCGTGCCCACAAAAGGAGCAAAGATCATAGTTTTCAAGTATTTTCGTGTTTTACCCTTCTCCAGCCGTTTGGCGttcaggtttttttttcttttccagaaCTACCCTTAGGGTTTTTTTCTTTGCTCGCTCTTCTTTAACAGCAAACCGGAAGAAACCTCCGATTCCGACGACTTCCTCTCCTAATAATTTCTGATCGGCTCAATATGGCCGGATCCGGAGCCGGAGAAGGCCCGACCCTGATAAAGCAACTCGCGGCTTGCGACAAGTCGAGCCGTGACAGAGCCGTACGGTCTCTCCTCGATGGGTGGCTTCCTTCACAGAGTGAAGTCTCCGATGAAGAGATGAAAAGGCTGTGGAAAGGTCTCTTCTACTGCGTTTGGCACGCCGACAAGCTGCCCGCTCAGACCGACCTCATCAACAAGCTTTCCTCGGTTCTGCCGAAGCTCGAACCCGGTCTATCTCTCCAATACTTCTCCGTTTTTCTTCTCACCATGCGTCGTGAGTGGACCGGGATTGATAAGTTAAGGTTAGATAAGTTTTACCTCTTAATTCGTAGGTTTTTGAATTGCTTCTTTGTTATGTTGAAGAAATCGTCGTGGGATTTGGATTTTATGCGTCGTTCGATTAGGGTTTTAGTTGATGGTACATTTATAGCTGATGATAAGTTTCAAGGTAATGGCGTTAATTATCACATTGCTTCGATTTTTCTCGAGGAAATTAGGCCCTTTTTTCCATTAAGAAAGGAGGTTGTTGAGGTTCTATTGGAACCGTTTGTTGGAATCTTGGGGAAAGTGGGTGATAAGGTTTTGGTTGGGAAGATAAGGAGCAATGTCTTTGATGTGCTTGTTAAGACGGGAAGGAGATTGCTGGAGCTTAAGCAGTCCGGTGATGAGGTTGATGAAAGCGATGATGTAGTTGTGTTCGGGACGATTGGTTTAGTGATGGGGTTCTCTACAAAGTTCTATGAATTGGGTTCTTCAGTAGATTGCTGTCAGGGTAATAGAAAGGCTGTGTTGGCATTACATGAGGAATTCTTGAAGTTGGAGAAGGATTTGACGTCATTGGGTATTGATATTTCGATTCCCGAGGGTAATGAAGGCAATGAAGAAGATGAGGTACCTGAATTGATACCTGTTGGTGGTGAGACAGATGCGAATGTTTCAAATGATGTTTTGGAGCCAGTTGAAGTTAATATTACCGGTTCTGTGAAGAAGGCCACAAAGAAAAGCAAGAAGGCCAAAAAGGCAACTGGGGACAATGGTAAAAAGACTAAGAAAAGCAAGAAAACTGAATGTAGCCCTGCAGATCAGGAGAATGATGTTAAGTTACCTGCAGAGGTTGCCAGTTCTAATATCGAGCAGAATGGTGATGGGGATTCTATAACATTTACGGAATCAGTGATTTCAAACCTTCAGCTCCAGTTTGAGAAGGTTGCCGCAGAAGTGGGTTTGAATAGCGATGTTGCAACTGCCTGTGATTTACCAAAAGTTAATGGTGCTGTCTCCAAGAAGAGAAAGAGAGCAAAGGGTGCGAGTGGCCGAAAACCTCAGAATGGGGAGCTAACTGGTGAAGCTGATGGTGAAGGAGATGGAACTGCGAAAACTTGCGAGAATAGCACAAAGAGGGTAAGATTTTCAATGAAAAGCAATCTGGTTTGGAAGCCCCACAGTCCTTTACCTCCATTAAGTTTGAGGTTACCTCCCTCTGTTACTCCTAGAGGAAGTGCTCTTAAGCAAGGAATTCCTCCAGGTCCTATAAAGGAAATGGCTCCTATGACTAAGAAGGGAAAGAAAGCTAAATCTGTGAAGAAGGCTCGGAAAGTGATAAAGAGTATGTATCCTCTAGTCAAAcgcacaaagaaattgaaatcTACTTCCTCTTAGCAGAGTCTGCTCAAGGGAAATGCCTCCTATGTATAAGATGGTGAAGAAAACTAAATCTGGGAAGAAGGCTCAGAAAGTGATAAAGAATGTGTATCCTCTAGTCAAACGAACGAAGAAATTGAAATCCATGCCCTCTTAGCAGAGTCTGCTTTGTGAGTTTCTTATGTGGAACAAGTTTTATATGCTTAGTCattaaaattcttctaaatttggCAGTCTTTGTCTTGTTTTTCTCTGTTTAAACCTTCCATAAGACATGTTATATTTACTTGGTAGACCTTTTGGTCTATGAATTCTGAAGTTGATTGTGATGAGAAGGTGATTTATCCATGAGTGAAAGATGGATTGAATTAATCTTTGGATTCTGAAGTTTGCCATGATGAGAAGGTGATTATTTATCCATGAGTGAGATGGATCATGGAACTTCGATTGAATTAGTCTTTGCTTTCTGGTGGACAGTATTACTTCATTGCTGCTCAAATTTTCTAGCGTATATTTGTTGctttatgttttcttatatttGTGACCTTAGTTGACTAATTTGGTAATAGAGCTCTTCTTTATTCATAACCATTCTCATTGATATGAATCTGGTAGCTTATGTTGAGGATTTATGAACTTTTCAACCTTCCTCATGTTCTAGGACATGTAATCTTTACCTCTTCCCTTCTGTTTCACTATGTTCAAATTTAATTttccttaaatattattatattagccTTTCACTTCTGTAATTTTTCGAGTCATGTTACCTCTTACCATGTGAATCACCATCATCATCTCTCACAACTCACAAAGGGTTAAATGTCTTAACAATCGTTGTCTAGGATTTAAGTTGGAAATGGAAATTGCCTCCGCTTCTTTGTTGAATAGTAACTTTCACGACCCCATAGACTGGCCAGGTACTCTTCACTTCCTCATAGTGTGTCAATGTCATGACCGCAATCTTAGTATTGTCCTCTTTGGCTCAAGCTTGGGGACTCGCATCTTAGGATGATCCAAAGAAAAGAATACTGGTAACGTACATGAGCTCCCAAATGGAGAGGGCTTGGGCACAAATCCTCGAGAAATCAATGGACAACCGAAAAAGACGAATACCGATTTATGGGCACAAAATCATTGCATAAGGAGGAGAGGAAGCAAGCAAAGGTATTGAAAGCTGAAACCCCTCTCTTTTCTTGCAATGCATAAAATTCACCTCTATCCTATAGGCCATAATAAGTCCATTATTGTGTCTGTGGTTACAAATAtctttatttaagtaattaatactTGCCCACTGGTTCTGGTCAATTCATCATGGAAATAATACATAGAGAGGGACAATCATGGCAGTGTAATTATTAATACTATGGTAAACCAAACTGAACTAAACCCATGGAATGGTAGAATGTCCACTGTGTCATACAGGCCTAGCAGATTCGTATTCTTTTTTGGTTGGTGCATTATTAttagataagaaaaagaaaaaggccaccaaacttttaaaaaataggaTTAGGATAAAGGATTGGCTAACTTCTTtccaatgatgatgatgataaatgaTTGAGGAAGCTAACCAAAGCCTTTACGGCCCCCATTGACATTTGTAGTGTTTGATAAGCTGGATGAGTTGTATTCTATGCTTGATTTATGTCCATGCGGGTAACTTGTGTACTAAGTTAATGTATCTTCCCATACGACCCTTAACCCAGAATCAAATTAGCTAAGTCGGTTGGAATGGTTGGATTGGAAACCGGTCAGGAATAGAGAGTTAGACTGGTTGAGCCGATTGAATTgggcttttatttttttactgatttttttatttagttaataatttattcaattgaataAGACAAATTAGTTAGACTAGGAATAGGTGGTATAATTGGTTTAATCATCCATCTAATTAGTTATGAAAATCttgcatttaatcataatttaaactaaattatattGCGCTGACAATGTGAgaaaaattatgtattaaatatCTTCTATTGAAATAGTAGAATTAAAGGTTTAAGATTAgggtattttaatcatttttcaactAATTTAATTTGGTGCTTGGTTGATTTACGTCATTAATTTAATTaggaatttaaataaaatatacatttacGCTTCATATCATATCTTAATCAGAATGTtcttttaaatatgataaatttctattaaaattttaatttaatagttcTCATTATTAGACTTGTTGATATTAttaaaatctttcaaataaattatttcttattaGCAAATCTATAGTACAATTTTTAATAGTttgatattaaaatattattctattaaactattttttcaattttaattggtACATCAGGTATCGACCGTATGCGATTCATGCATTTTGAGGAAGTGATCAAGCTAACATATTCAATTTTTCACTAATAAGAGGAaacatttttatcatatttaatttaaaatatagttttactTAATATAGTTAATATAAAGTGTTATGCCCTTAACCCGTCGGGTATAATTCTTCGAGAATTAAGGCCAACACCTTGAAGGTCACTCGAACACCATTCTTCGAAAATTGGGACCCATCCTTTGGGTCACCCCTCGGAACATTGAATAAGTGAAACTTTTTGACAGACCATGTTATAAGAACTCTTCAAACCAGACATATATGTACATAAGGCATGTAAGGGCCATACTTAGTCGCCATTTATGACAACAATCGTTAGACATC
Protein-coding sequences here:
- the LOC107938319 gene encoding ribosomal RNA processing protein 1 homolog, whose amino-acid sequence is MAGSGAGEGPTLIKQLAACDKSSRDRAVRSLLDGWLPSQSEVSDEEMKRLWKGLFYCVWHADKLPAQTDLINKLSSVLPKLEPGLSLQYFSVFLLTMRREWTGIDKLRLDKFYLLIRRFLNCFFVMLKKSSWDLDFMRRSIRVLVDGTFIADDKFQGNGVNYHIASIFLEEIRPFFPLRKEVVEVLLEPFVGILGKVGDKVLVGKIRSNVFDVLVKTGRRLLELKQSGDEVDESDDVVVFGTIGLVMGFSTKFYELGSSVDCCQGNRKAVLALHEEFLKLEKDLTSLGIDISIPEGNEGNEEDEVPELIPVGGETDANVSNDVLEPVEVNITGSVKKATKKSKKAKKATGDNGKKTKKSKKTECSPADQENDVKLPAEVASSNIEQNGDGDSITFTESVISNLQLQFEKVAAEVGLNSDVATACDLPKVNGAVSKKRKRAKGASGRKPQNGELTGEADGEGDGTAKTCENSTKRVRFSMKSNLVWKPHSPLPPLSLRLPPSVTPRGSALKQGIPPGPIKEMAPMTKKGKKAKSVKKARKVIKSMYPLVKRTKKLKSTSS